The following coding sequences are from one Anolis sagrei isolate rAnoSag1 chromosome 6, rAnoSag1.mat, whole genome shotgun sequence window:
- the FANCD2OS gene encoding FANCD2 opposite strand protein: protein MANGYQLWAPWSPLDESLQWLRGAVPRPSSTKHPFRGGPSPATTTDLEEQLCFQGLNLVLEPSAKSGGRALPALGVAAETKGCSGALHKPQAVRLTGLDSVFGHLVTAQPPHWTGSLRVSERSAFCQVISPQQRRPHGLREPQVRMAMAMCRQMLRAILLLYAAYKKCAFALQHSR from the coding sequence ATGGCCAATGGGTACCAACTTTGGGCACCCTGGTCACCACTGGATGAGTCCCTGCAATGGCTGCGGGGTGCTGTGCCCAGACCCTCCAGCACTAAACACCCTTTCCGAGGAGGGCCCAGCCCCGCAACTACTACTGACCTGGAGGAGCAGCTTTGTTTCCAGGGGCTCAACCTGGTGCTGGAGCCCAGTGCAAAGTCCGGAGGGAGGGCACTGCCAGCCCTTGGAGTAGCGGCGGAAACCAAGGGGTGCAGTGGGGCTCTTCACAAACCCCAGGCTGTGAGGCTGACAGGGCTCGACTCTGTCTTTGGCCACCTTGTGACAGCACAGCCTCCCCACTGGACTGGCTCACTGAGGGTGTCCGAGCGCTCCGCCTTTTGCCAAGTCATCAGCCCCCAGCAGCGTAGGCCTCATGGTCTCCGGGAACCACAAGTACGCATGGCCATGGCCATGTGCCGCCAAATGCTGCGTGCCATTCTTCTGCTTTACGCCGCCTACAAGAAGTGTGCCTTTGCCCTGCAGCATTCCCGGTAA